Part of the Sulfolobales archaeon genome is shown below.
ATGAGAGCTTCTCTAGCTCTCCTCGTTATACCACTTGATACTAGCACCCCTATAACTTTCCTTGTATCGCTTGGAGATCTGCTATACATGGATTCTAGATGCTTTACATATCGATCTAGCTGGTTAACAGCACTTATTCCAGCTTTCTCGTTTTTCACCTCAACCACATAGATATTGCCAGAGTCATCCCTTAATACAAGATCTATCTTTCCGCTGGGGGTTTCAACCTCTTTTCCAATGACTTTTGCGCTGGGTGATATGACACTTGGATTCATATAGATCATCTCTACAAGATCCTTCTCTGTGCCATGGATCTCTAGGCCCTTCGTTGAGAGCCTGCACCAGATTGCTGCCAAAATTCTTTCAAATCTTATCATGACCTGTTCATAGCCATATTTTCTACTGCTACATCTAATCTCTAGAAAGCCCTTATCTATCTCCGATGTGCAGAGGGATCCAGGTGGCTGCCAGTTAAGAGGATCTCTATCTTTTCCCTCATGAACTAGGAGCGAGCCATCAGGCTTATATATAACGATCCTCGTGCCTAGAGGGGCTTTAGAAGAAGCCCTACCTTGGTAATGGATCTCACACTCACCTATAATTATAGCGGTATATATTTTGGAGTTCCTATGGAAGAGATCTGATACTCTATGAATATCTATGTTAGGAGGGCTCAATACTATGATCTCTTCTCCTTCTGGAGAGCCCATATAGCATCCCTTGCAGCTACTAATATATCATTAATGCTTCTCTTAGCCAGCGTTGCTGATGCAGCCTCCTTATGCCCCCCATATTTACCCCCACCCAGTGTTTCTACAAGGGTTTTGCAGTATTGGAGAGCCCTCCCCCTAGAGGATCTCACAGTAACAACTATCTTTGTCTCCTCATCCCTAATCATTACTATATCCTTCTTCAGCTTCTTACTAAGCTCTGTTGAAGCTATTCCGAAAAGACCTGCGAAGAGTCTTGATTCCGAGGGTTGCATATAAGAGATCAATACATCCCCAAGATCCTCACCCCTCTGTATAGCTCTCTCAATCAGCTTATTCAATAACATCTTCCCAACATATGCTTTTTTCTCTAGGGAGGCTATCGAAGATAGATCTCTATTTAGGATCATAGCGTCGAAGAGCTCCCTCATAAAAGAT
Proteins encoded:
- a CDS encoding endonuclease NucS, yielding MGSPEGEEIIVLSPPNIDIHRVSDLFHRNSKIYTAIIIGECEIHYQGRASSKAPLGTRIVIYKPDGSLLVHEGKDRDPLNWQPPGSLCTSEIDKGFLEIRCSSRKYGYEQVMIRFERILAAIWCRLSTKGLEIHGTEKDLVEMIYMNPSVISPSAKVIGKEVETPSGKIDLVLRDDSGNIYVVEVKNEKAGISAVNQLDRYVKHLESMYSRSPSDTRKVIGVLVSSGITRRAREALIERGYIYIDSTDFKISNIGQTLMKYIKHG